Sequence from the Paralichthys olivaceus isolate ysfri-2021 chromosome 1, ASM2471397v2, whole genome shotgun sequence genome:
GAGTGATCCTCGTGCTGCTCATCCACCCCGGAAACCCCAAGCTAAAGGCTAATCTCGGGCAGGGCAAGAAGAACGACGATGTGTCCAGCGTGGACGCCTTCTTCGATCTCATCCGAAATCTTTTCCCAGAGAACTTGGTGCAGGCCTGTTTCCAGCAGGTAGGAGTCTCACAGAAGAAAAGTTCTCACCCACCATGTCAAGTCTGATGCATTCGCGCCaactgctttctttctttttttgcttcttGTCCAGATCCAAACAGTCACCACAAAAGTACCAGTGCCCACCAACAGGACCAAGGCACCCCCGCAGTTCACTGTGAAAAGGTCGCTGCAGTTCAAGAGTGGGATGAATGTCCTGGGTAGGTGAAACATTTggaaacagaaatagaaataaagaagttctttttcgttttttttcaatatctcAAATTTCTCCACCAGTGCTGCACAGTCAGACTTCTTCACAGAAAAGGGTTTTACTTCTGCATCTGGATCCAGATCTGTGTCAAAATACTTGCCAGATGTTTTTAATGAGACGTTTTGAAAAGAGAAGATCCACAAAAATAAAGCTCTCGTTCCTCAGATGATCATCTTAAATATCCACAATCAATTTAGAACAGATGCGTATCATAGTAGATATCATAATTCATATATAGAAAAACGGTGTCCAACATACAAAAGTCATGTTGCGTTCATAGAACAGCTTCAGGCTGAACAGCCGTCATGATTAAATACTGCCTGAGGCGAAATCTCTTGAGAAAATATCTGGAGAAAACATGTAGACAACATGTTGAGAAACatgtggaatttttttttagagaaaatGTGGGGGGGAAACATATCTATAGAAAacatgcagcaaaaaaaaaacaatgttcagTGTTGGTACATCATCTATACACGGAGTATTATCTTTGTTTTCGTAGTCACAGACAATGATTCTCGTATATCTCGGGTTGTTGTGAGACTGACTTAATGTCTCTGTGTCCTGTGTCCTGTGTCCTCCAGGTCTGATTGGATTCTTTGTTGCGTTCGGAGTCATTATGGGCAAAATGGGAGAAAAGGCCAAGCTGATGTTGGAGTTTTTCAACGTCCTGAATGAGATCGTTATGAGGCTCGTTAGTGCGATTATGTGGTGAGTGCTGGCATCGATCCACGATCAGTGCAACTGCCAATACCCAAAGAGTATCCAACAGACGAACAAATGCTAATCACACCCATATCTTCAGGTACTCCCCCGTCGGTATCGCCTGCCTTATCTGCGGAAAGATCATCTCCATCGCTGATCTGGAGGTGGTGGCGAGGCAGCTGGGGATGTACATGGTCACCGTCATCGTGGGCCTCATCATCCACGGAGGCATCTTCCTACCGCTGATATATTTTGTGATAGTTAAAGAAAACCCCTTCAAGTTCTTCATGGGAATATTCCAGGCCTGGGTGACGGCGCTCGGAACAGCGTCCAGGTTTGcgacattttgaatatattctCTCCTGCTTTCTATTCCAGAGGTTTCCTCTCCCGTGCGCtgcatattttttataataacgTCTCTCGGCCgtattttgaaaaacatccaCACTTTTTATTCCAAGTGGCGACTACGAAGCCGTCTCGCCAGCAACGGCTTCTCACTTTGCCTCAATGTGGGATATTTCTTTCCTGCACtatgttttattaatgatatGAGATACAATATTTCGCCCTCCTGAGGTGAGCTCGCTTCTTTCAAGTTCCTGTCTGCTCACTGCCGCGCCACCTACACAAGAAACACTTAATTATCAGAGTAACGCAAACAAAACAACTGCTGAGTCACAACCGACGATGTCTCACCGTGGACTCCGAGTGAATTCCAATGAGCAGAAGTTTTAGTTTCTTTGGTGAAGTCAAACTTATGAAAGCCAGAGTGTCACGTAATAAACAGTATATAGTGGATTTATTTCAGAATCAATAGACGAATAAAACATCCAGTGAAATTAAGTTGGTACCTTGTTGTTGAGGTTCATGCCGTTTGTACCAAAACCCTTCTTCCTGTTTCACTCGCCACAGTGCCGGCACCCTGCCCGTCACGTTCCGGTGCTTGGAGGAGAACCTGGGCATCGACAAGAGAGTGACGCGATTCGTGCTCCCCGTGGGGGCCACCATCAACATGGACGGCACCGCGCTCTACGAGGCGGTGGCGGCCATCTTCATCGCTCAGATGAATGGGATCCAGCTCGACTGGGGCCAGATTATCACCGTCAGGTGAGAATGTGGCAACAGGAAGATGTCACAGAACGTTTGTGAGCGAATGTGTCGATGGATTCTGCTCAAACAGGGTTATAAACATTCCCAAACAAAAGTAATTAATattgtaatttaaaatatttttttcccctttaaacACCTATGAAAGGtgcttaaattaaaatgtttttaaatacagtaaACCTGGAAACATGAATCTCTCAATCCAATTAGTaaagatgattttatttttccaataaagGCATATATTTCCTAATTGGActgattgtatttcatttattttttattgcgCACGCTTGACGGATTGTTAAGCGTGTgcagacagagtgtgtgtttgtcggaGGCTGTGGTTTGACCTGCTGAGCACTGAACTTGTCTCCTGTGCAGTATGACAGCCACCCTGGCCAGTGTCGGAGCAGCCAGTATCCCCAGTGCCGGACTCGTGACCATGCTCCTGATCCTCACGGCGGTGGGGCTGCCCACTCAGGACATCAGCCTCCTGGTGGCTGTCGACTGGCTGCTGTGAGTTTAACACCGACACAAAACTGGCTGTTGATTTCTTTGGGTTTGTTAGAGAAGCAGATGTCAAGACTCCCTTCAAACAGAAATAagtttctttcctttcaatTCATCATCTCAACATCATACACAGGGAGTTTTAATAGAATAACAGTAATGTATGTTCGCTTATAAGGACAACGCTTCACAATCTGATTATTAACTCTCGCTGTAAAGTTGATTCATTACAAGAtgagacaagataagataagataaaactttacacagttgttacagcagcaggcaagagaataaagaaatatcaaaaggcaatagaataaaaataaaagtaaaaattaaactgaaaaaatgcTAAGCATGTATATTATATAcacctaaaaaaaataaaaaaaataaaaataaacccaCAAGTTCTTTGAAATAAGGAATTAAATAGATgcttgtctgtgtttctctctgacgACTctatagatttgtttttttctcttcttcacacACGTGCAGAAATTGAAACTGATGtttgactttaatttaaatgtacagGTTTGTGTCTCATTACACACAATGAGCACTCTACCATCTTTGATGCACATAAACCAAAATCTTCAGGATTAGTCTGACGCGTCATCTGTAAACCACAGTTTCATGTGAATCCATCCCAAAATAGTTTGGATGAGATGGTGCACTGTTAATCTTTTGGTAAATGTTCTCACTCTTCCTCCACATGTTTTCTCTCGTTCTCTTCTCCGACACGCAGCGATCGTTTCCGGACCTCGGTCAACGTGGTGGGAGACTCGTACGGAGCGGGCATCGTCTACCACCTCAGCAAACACGAGCTGGACTCGTTTGATGCCCAGCAGGCCCGGATGGACGAATTTGAGATGGCAAAGACACAGTCCTTCTATGAAAATAACTCCAACCAGAATGTATACACTAACCACAACTCAATCTTGATAGACGACTGCAAGGTACATTTCATGTTAACGGACATAGAGACGTGTATGTAGAGAATCCTTCCCGGCTCCGTCCACGTGTTTGTCCTTCTCTCTATGTGCTCGTGTTTCTTCTTCCATGTGACTTCCTCTGTCGGTGCATTGGTGACCATGTGCATAGTAACTGTCATATGAAAAAGCAGTTTTTGTGATACCAGGTTCACAAAAAGCAAAActctgtaattttttttttttataaacatttgtttaattttaatcaTCCTCCAAAaactctgttttctcttttaaaatcccaaatgaaagtgtttatttttttaaacatcaatCTTACAGAAAGCGGCGTCTTGTACACGTTTATACTTTAGTCTGTATTTTGTTGTGACATGTCTTGATTTCAGTGAAAAACTgttctctatttttcttttgtctacCTAATTGGACATGTATTTATGGCAGCCCTGACCAAATTACAGTTTTTCGATAATCTTCTCAGAGTTTTTGTAGCCAGTGGTACACATAAAGACTGCTGTTTCACCATGTCTCGTCCAAACTGATGCATTCATTCATGAAATGCCAATCTCAGATCCTTCCCCATCTATAGCGTAGCTTTAGCTTTCTAAAACAAACTCAGAGAATTCTCATGCATAAAGTTCCTGTTGATATTTCATTGCCTGTGTAATGCAGCTTTTCTTCTGACGCTATAAAGTTGCATTgtgatcattttgataattattGTAATTCGGTTGGGCAGAGAATCCATAAAATACATGGCCAACTCTGGAAGACAGCTCCTCTGTGTAATTCTGTCAATAACAATATCTGTCAGTGTATCAGAGGACATGTTTGTCAATGCCGGGGATTCACAAACTCAGCCCCAGGGCCAGTGGCCTGATGTACTGAACAATGGCTTCTCTGCCCACAGCCGGTGACGGTCTGTGAATGAAGGTGCCTTGGCCCGCAGAAGTTAGATGTTCTTGATAATTGCTTACAGGTCACCATGGGGAAAAATGGCAAGACTACAGACTTCTCTCTTGTTGAGGAGGAACCATGGAAATGCCAGAAATAAAGCAGATTCAGATGCTGCTGCGCCTTACCCTGAGTTCCACCATCTTTTACTTCTCTGCTGACgcaactataaaaaaaactacaacttaaaaaagaaaaaattcatatacaaaaagaagaaaaataaaattagcAGAGTCAACAGTTCTGCAAGAACAGAACAAACAGTcggacatttgttttttgtcagtTACCCATCCGGGTAGCTGCTGGAACAAACTACACAAGACTCACCAACCTGTATTAGATCTTTGCATCTGCGCTAGCCGGACACAAACTGCATTGAACGGGTCACGCACTCGTTCCAGAAGAATAAAACCCTCGGTTGACAACACTCAGGGCCTTACTTGGTGCTGCTTCGAGAGCATGAAAGGAAGGAACAGTGCTTCTTGTGGCATTATGATGTAAGTGCAAGAAGGTTAAATACTGCTATTACCTTTGACTGTTTGACTTATGAGATTACGCCCTGGTCGTCATGGTCAAGCCTAAGAAGCAAAGCTTAGGACTTAGGACCATAAGGGGAGAAGGGCGTGGCCTCTAAATGTGGTAACAAACAGTACAGGATGTTTTGCAAAGAGCTATACAACCAGACGATAgagtgtatttatttacttactCATTTTTTGTATATATGTTGTTTTATGAGTGAAGCACTGCGATTCTGTGTATGCCTGTGTACTGGAGTTTATGTGTttctgagagaaagagaacggAACTCTCAGCAGGCCGGTGCAttgctctgttttatttcaaactgtttatttctttgctGTAATACAACTTTGCCTTGAAGACGTCAACTGCAGAGTGCAGTCGGTATGATTTCTGGAGAAAAGTTACTCCCGTTCATGAATAACAGTTTTAgcagaggaaattaaaacaGCTTCCACCTTCCGGCTTCACTGACCTCCGGGTGAGGACGGCTGGGCCTTCCTCACAAGATATCATCATGGATTTAGCAGATTTTAAGTGTTTGcacagtagaaataaaaaaggctTGCAATTGCATTTAGAGTTAAGAAGCTACGTTTCTTTAGCCAGCACACGCTAAATTCCGCCTCCAGTTCTCGTATGAATCAGAAGCCGTAACAACAAGGTCATTGGATGTTGATTTGTACATGTTTTGAGTCCGTGTAACAACTCAGGTTAAAAacctgaattatttatttctcttttcatatAAGTGACGTGATGTTCATGTTTAAAGTGCCTCCTTGCACTTTGTGTATATACTTTCTTTAGATAAAGTTTATAAATCATAGAATTTGATATTTTATGTCATCTATCAGACTTGTTTTTTGCTATGCTAAAAGTTTATATAAAGACtatagctctctctctctctatataaatataatatgtatatgtgtaaCAATGCTAGTTCAGTGGAAATGTTCTTTTAATGGGCCACTAGTTGTAGCAGGTTGTGAACGTAGGTTGATTTATTTGCAAACCATACATtcaattaatgtttttaaagcaacactctGTAGCTtctactgagcaacagcgcccccatGTGGTAATGCATTCTGTTGAGCTCTTTGTCAgagtgatgaagtggttttcatgtagaAAAAAAGAGTCAATCTATCAATGTGTTGAGTGGAGCTCTGACTGCGTAttcccactcactgaactgaaacacaacggAGCGCTGGagattacccatgatccccggcttcctgaaccgGAAGAGCCGCCGCtttaacaaatccaccaaactctgttgagaattcttcatattttaaaggtttcctgctgaatattggcgataaactctggttttaagtttttttaactgatctacagttctgTATTAGTCTTGAAATTGCTGAACCGGAATTTGACAATTTAAACAACTATCACCCCTTTTTCCGCTGGTCAAAAACTCCACTAACGCCTCGGGCGAACActctaatttggcaagacagcgaggtgacAGAGCGCCTGAGTTTTCTGTGCGCTAGTGACATCGAACATGACGTCACAGGAGATCGTACCCAAAGTTGCATAGAGCAAGAACAGACGttcagggaaagagagaggaaacattttcctttttccaagtcagtgaaccatTTAACTCATTTTGAAACTGTGATTTTTAAGGAGAGAAAAAGTTGCATATTGTTGCTGACATATTGCTGCTTCCAACATCTGTCTCGTCTAGTCATTGCAGATTTGGTATTTTAAGTTTATGCAGTGTTGTGTGCAGGATAATATTGCTGGCAACTACACTTTGTCTGCATGTTGTTGACCTCGAAGCTCCTCACTGTTTAGCTCAAGCAGCACCTACCTGGAAACTCAGGAATCATGGAATCATCCATTTACCAtgatttatgtaaaaaaaacaatcgtATATCTGTTACACCAATTTTCCAGTGATTCAGTTGGTCCTTCTACTAAATAAGAATATGTTGTTAGTCAGCTGGCCGGGTGTGTTTAGTGTTTTCTATGAACATGTACAATTGTACAATCTTTAGGAAATAAAAGTTGTATtttctatcttttctttttgtttctatgCACATATTGGTCCCAGAAGGTATTCGACACCTCTTCTTGTGTCGGACATTCATTGTAATGCACGACTTCTTATGACTGACTACATCCACTGCCGGATTGACTGCACTTGTTCTACATAAGCTATAACAGAGCACAGAAACATTTCTCAGGCTGACCAGACTGAAAACGTGTACATGTTTTaatacctgtgtgtgtaaatattaatgggaacaaataaatgtttattgaaTGAGCCgctgctgtgtttatttctccCGTGACGCGATGCGGCACGTGAACATTCAACAAATGCAAGTTAGAAGAGCTGAAGTGATGCGTAGGTTGTGAAGAGAAGCTAATGAGTTGGTGGGCTGAGTGCTGTTCAACACTCAGAGCTTACATAACCAACGTGGGGGGAAAAAGCAGCTCAATATAAGTAACAGTTCTCATCACAATctttaataatattattacaaAGTGATTTAAGTTACATTACAATGAAGGCAAAAACAATAGTTTTATacatctgaaattaaaaaactatTGTAACCAAGTATTTACAACgacacaaaaggaaataaagaactgacttttttgtcatatttgaaataaatggcATTTGTGCATCTCACCCGGATCGATTTTGGTTTGTTACAGTTAATGACAGAGTTGATAtggaaataaattaatcaaCCAAAGTGTTGCTGTAGATTCATAGGCAGGTTGCGGCGAAGAGTTGTTGAAAGTCAGCAGGAAAAACCAGATCAGGAGTCTGGCTCAGACGCTGTGACCGTCCACAGACGCTTTCTGCTCAAACGGCCCCGGCAGTTTTTGTTCCTCTGGTCAAATACGTCTGTTACAAAAACAGTTGTGTGGTTCTGTGATGAGTCTCAAGCCCCCCTGAGGGTCTCTCTTGCACTGACTGTCAGTGTGACGAATTACTTTCTGGAAGTTCGTCCAGGGGGATGACTGTGTACTCTGCTGACTTCCCGTTCTCCCTGGGCGTCTCTTTGTGCAGGAACGTCTCCATCTcttgctccctctgctggtttGAGGAGTCAGCCTTGGTCTGAGCCTGATGAGGTCCGTTCCACCTGCACATTGAGGAAAAACAGGGATTTAATTCTATGCTCAAAAAAAGTCtaaatagttttcttttctttcggATTTTTGAGTCTTACTTGTCTCGGGTAGCGATGGCCACGCAGAGCATTACCAGTGCTGCAACACCGACGATAAAACCAACGATGATGATCCAACCTGGAGATATGGCAGAGAATGGGTTAATTTGTTTTACGCCAAGACGTTATCATGTCCAATGGTGTTTaattaaatagttttttgttCTAGACTCACCTGGAGTACCTTTTGCTGCCGCCTGCGGCGAGGAAATGTCGGGTCTGTGATTAACTAAAGTAGAATGAACACTCTTAAAATCTTCCATAGGAAACAATGAAGTCAATATAAAAGTGATTTCAGGTCAGAACTGTTGGGGATAGAGGACATTACCTGTTTCTAATAATAACTTTGCTGAAGAGTTTGAAAGTTCCTCTGCAGATGCTGATCCTGCAGGTAATAAGTGCAGTCGTGGAGCTGTGGATTGGATGAAAAAAGCTGTGGAGGTTGATGACGCAGTGCTGGTTTCTGTGaaggaacatttaaaaacacaggctTGAAATCTTCATAAGCAAAGAACAAAGACGACTTGTAGGCGGTCGGAGGTAAAatcattttgcctttttttgaAAAACTCCTCTGACGTACCTGGTGTCGATCCCGACCCTGATCCTTCACCGTCTTCAAACAGTCGTTTAGGGTTGAAAGCAGCCGTGGAGGTCGATGCTGCAGTGCTACTTTCTGTGTTGGAGGCAGGGGTCGTACTAGAGCTTGTGGTGGCGTCCAAGTCTGACTCCTCTCCGTCTCCAGACCCGGAGTCTGAACTCAGAGTGCTCAAGAAGTGGAAGCTGGAGACGGCGGGGTCAGCGGTATGGGTGGCTGAGATGTGGGTGGTGGTTGACGGTTTGGCGTCATTTGGCACCGATGAGGACGTAATGCCAGATGGAGAGCTGGTTGATAAGTCCGTTGTGGTTGTATCGTGGTCACCTCCATGCTGGATGAACACGGCGGTCGTGGTCTCCTCGCTGGGCGCCTCCTTCACGGCCTCTTTGGGGTCAGAGGGTGGCTGCTGGGACGCTAGGACGGTGGTGTTCCTTTTTGGCGATCGAGTTGTGAAGAAGTGGTTGACGAGGAACCCGTCGGTCACCGCCTCTCGGAAAACATCATCCTCGGCTTTGGCCGGGATCTGGGTCACAGCTGGAGGAAAACCGAGATGGAAAAAACCCACATGTCACGTGAAGTGTTTGCCAACCAACATGAGCGGACAGGAAAGTTACCAAGCTTTTTGTGAAGTGTTACAAAGTCATCTAACGTGGGCTTAAGTGCTTCGCCCCAAATTCTTGTATAAACTTGTGCTGCGGGCGTGGTGAGAAACGGTAATGATTAACCTCTGCGACTAATCATCTGCGAGTGGGGTAACAAAAGAGAGGCCGTCTCATCAAAGCACCCGTTTTGTTGAGAGCCAACCACACAGCTGTGACACACCTCGTGCTGCAGAGTAAACCATGAGCGCTCTTGTTCTGTGTGAGTTGGACGGAAGCCACTGACATCGTTTCATGTCACAGAAGAACGGATCAGGCCACGAGTTTGATCACGCAACGGATGGAAACATTCATTCGTCTCttgtgcatttaaatgtattttcttcagCTGCCTGTACAATCACAGTTTAATAGCAGTGAGGTTATAATAAAATTAGTACTATACTAATACtatatttccattttatgcTGTAACTTTATACTTTAATACATTTCGGAACTATATGGATGGATATTGCCAGTAGTTACATTTCAGATTAAGATTGTATATTGAAAATACAAAGAATCAGTGGTTTCCAACaatttgtcatgttttcacctATAGATAAAGTGTCGTTATCTGTTCAACAAATGAAAGATTTCCCTCGTAGCgtctgaaaatatttcattttgaatttacaTAATATAATAAGATAATACAAAAACTACATTGTTACCCTCACTTGAGTAAACGATCTGTCTCGCTGACCTTAAAAAGCCATAACCTGTTTTCTTGTGAAATCTCAGCAGCTAATTAAAAAAGCGAAAGGAAAAAGGGACCAATAAGAATCAAATCACACTTCTCCACTTTCCATTTCTGCCCCGTCATGTTCAGCTCGAGCGAACCCTATGAAGTTACCAGTCGCCAAGACTCGTGTAACAGCTCTTTGCCGATCTTTGGTTTCACCTCATTCAAG
This genomic interval carries:
- the slc1a2a gene encoding excitatory amino acid transporter 2a, which translates into the protein MKKQVEVRMDESHLEPIVENQESACSSFCDKVMKNMVLTLTILGVFLGSIAGMLLRHISPLPADVIMIIAFPGEILMRMLKMLILPLVVSSLVTGLAGLDAKSSGRLGTRAMVYYMSTTVIAAVLGVILVLLIHPGNPKLKANLGQGKKNDDVSSVDAFFDLIRNLFPENLVQACFQQIQTVTTKVPVPTNRTKAPPQFTVKRSLQFKSGMNVLGLIGFFVAFGVIMGKMGEKAKLMLEFFNVLNEIVMRLVSAIMWYSPVGIACLICGKIISIADLEVVARQLGMYMVTVIVGLIIHGGIFLPLIYFVIVKENPFKFFMGIFQAWVTALGTASSAGTLPVTFRCLEENLGIDKRVTRFVLPVGATINMDGTALYEAVAAIFIAQMNGIQLDWGQIITVSMTATLASVGAASIPSAGLVTMLLILTAVGLPTQDISLLVAVDWLLDRFRTSVNVVGDSYGAGIVYHLSKHELDSFDAQQARMDEFEMAKTQSFYENNSNQNVYTNHNSILIDDCKVTMGKNGKTTDFSLVEEEPWKCQK
- the LOC109637180 gene encoding uncharacterized protein, which produces MKMKTILVGLFLGLLAVVQATPVPTVTQIPAKAEDDVFREAVTDGFLVNHFFTTRSPKRNTTVLASQQPPSDPKEAVKEAPSEETTTAVFIQHGGDHDTTTTDLSTSSPSGITSSSVPNDAKPSTTTHISATHTADPAVSSFHFLSTLSSDSGSGDGEESDLDATTSSSTTPASNTESSTAASTSTAAFNPKRLFEDGEGSGSGSTPETSTASSTSTAFFIQSTAPRLHLLPAGSASAEELSNSSAKLLLETVNHRPDISSPQAAAKGTPGWIIIVGFIVGVAALVMLCVAIATRDKWNGPHQAQTKADSSNQQREQEMETFLHKETPRENGKSAEYTVIPLDELPESNSSH